The sequence TCTTCTTCGCGGTGCTCGCGTGGAAGATCCTGCGCTGGGTGTGGCGGCGCTTCCTGAAGCGGGCCCCGGCGGCGCCGCCGGCATGAGCCCTACTCGTAGCGCAGCGCCTCGACCGGGTCCAGGCGCGCCGCCTTGAAGGCGGGGTAGATGCCGAAGAACAGGCCCACCGAAGCGGACACGCTCACCGAGAGCACCACCGACCACAGGGGTACGTAAGTAGGCAGCCCGGGCACCAGCAGGTGGATGAGGGTGCTGATGCCGAAGCCGACCAGCACGCCGGCGATGCCGCCGGTGGCGGCCAGCACCATGGCCTCGGTGAGGAACTGCCAGATGATGTCGCGGCGGCGGGCGCCGATGGCCTTCCTCACCCCGATCTCGCGGGTGCGCTCGGTCACCGAGACCAGCATGATGTTCATCACCCCCACGCCCCCGATCATCAACCCCACCGAGGAGACCACCATGACCGCCAGCGCCACCATGCCCACGATCTGGTGGAAGGTCTCGATGATGGAATCGGCGGTGGAGTAGTCGAAGTTGTCGGGCTTGTCGTAGGGGACGTGGCGGCTGCGGCGCAGGGCCACCCGGGTCTCGTCCACCGCCTCCGAAAGCCGGCCGGGATAGGCCTCGATGCGGATGCCGTGGTTCTTGGCTTCGGGATAGACCTTGCGGAAGGTCCAGTAGGGGATGACCACGCGCTGGTCGGCGCTGTCGGGGCCGCCCAGCCCGCCCTTGGGCTTCTCGAAGACCCCCACCACGGTGAAGGGGTGGCCGTCCACCTGCACCATCTTGCCGATGGGGT is a genomic window of Terriglobales bacterium containing:
- a CDS encoding FtsX-like permease family protein, which translates into the protein VVKEGRPFTETENQHRMELAVIGEDLGKGLFANEDPIGKMVQVDGHPFTVVGVFEKPKGGLGGPDSADQRVVIPYWTFRKVYPEAKNHGIRIEAYPGRLSEAVDETRVALRRSRHVPYDKPDNFDYSTADSIIETFHQIVGMVALAVMVVSSVGLMIGGVGVMNIMLVSVTERTREIGVRKAIGARRRDIIWQFLTEAMVLAATGGIAGVLVGFGISTLIHLLVPGLPTYVPLWSVVLSVSVSASVGLFFGIYPAFKAARLDPVEALRYE